The Brevinematia bacterium region TCGTATACCTTGTAGAGTTCTCATCATCCTTATCATCACTTGTAAAATTCTCAATCTGCCTTATCTTCTCAAAAATTATCTCCGTTTTGTCAAGTTCCGCCTTTCCTTTATCAATTAAGTCCTCATTAATCTTATCAATTTCCTTGTCAATAAGCTCAATAATTCTGTGTTGGATTGCTTCCTTTATTATCAAGGAGAGAGGAACTTGATAATGATAGATTGGACTTATAAGTTCGTTTTCAAGAATATTTATTGAAAGTTTGACATCATAAACATGAACAGGATTGTAAGGGTTGTCTCTAAATGTACCTTTCATTATTGCATAGGCATTCTGGCCTCTAACTAATGCTCCAATATCTGTCTTCTGTCTTAACAATGCGTTAGTCCTCTCTTCAATCTCTGTGATTTCTCTTTGTATATGTCCTTGAAGGTGACCATACATATTTACTATTGACTTCTCAACTTCCCCCGTATGGAACTTCTCAGGACCAGCGATCTTGTCAAGAAGTTCAACTATCTCTCTAGGAGTATACCTAGCCATCTGCCTGTTCTCTTCTCTGTCAACAAATGTTCTAACCTTCTTAAGAAATTCGTCTTCTACTGTTTTAATATACCTATTCATCATGTTCTGATAGGTGATGTTGATGTAGTTGTAGATCTTATCACGAATACTTCCCATAATATCAAGCTTGTCTGTAATATTTGGTGGTAGCTTCGTTATAATCCTATTCATGAGCTCATTGGTAAGGTCATTAACAAATTTCTTATCTTCAGCTTCTTTAGACCTACCTTCCTGAACCAAACTCTCATGGCTACCAACAGCACTCGGTATGTTAGGATCAAAAACATTAGGCCCCTTAGGAAATTGGTCTAGCATACGAACCTCCTCTTTATGTAATCATAAAAACATTTTAGGACAAGTAACTTTAAATTGTCAATTAAACTTTTATACTTTTTTTGAATGAAAAACACTAAATTGATTAGAGCAAGAAGTGGGGGAGAAAAGAGCCTTAAAAAAGGCTATAGGAGGAAATTCCCCTCCCAAAGCTCCCCCAAAATGCTACTCAACAATTAAAACTGCATTCTTACCACCAAATCCGTCATCAACATATTCTGAAGGCTTTGGAGAAATATACGCTTCTAGCTCACTCATATCCTTTGGCCAGTTACCATCAATGTAGTATTTATACGCATATTTACCTGCATCCCACTCAACTTCTATCTCAAATATACCATCACCATCAGGATCTTCCATAGCGTAATTTGGATCAGTAGGATTCCAACCGTTAAATGACCCAACTAGATTAACAGAGGAAGCTCCACCATATTCGTTTGAATCAAAGGTAAATTTTATAGTTCCCGCCTTAATCTTCCCAGCTTTAGCATCAGCCTTTGCAGTCTTGCTTTTCTTGTCCTTCTTCGCAGTTGAATCCTTTTTTGCACCAACTGGAGCGCAAGCAACAACAGAAATTGCAAACACTACTATTGTAAGCAACCCTAGTAACTTTTTCATAGTATCCTCCTTTTTCTGAAACATATTTTAAGAATACCAATCTAGATTGTCAAGAAAAAAATTCAGAAAGTGTTTTAAAACTCTATCAAGGTTATTGAAAGACCCTTTTTACACCACTAACACTAAATTCAACAAACTCACAACAGAGATATCAGGATAGTCCTAGACATAGTCCTAAACCACACAAGTTCATCACATCCTTGGTTTGTTGACCCTGCCGATAATGGTTCTAGAAATAACTGGTACGTATAGATAATATTATTCTGTTTAGTTACCAGAGTTAAAAATGCTTCTCTTACCCTACTTTCACCTTATTTTCAAGCTTGCTAGGGCTATAATGGCAAATATTATTCCGAGTATCCAGAATCTGACAACAACTTGCGTTTCACTCCATCCACTCAGTTCAAAGTGATGGTGAAGAGGAGCCATTTTGAATATTCTCTTCCCTCCTGTTAACCTATAATAGAGTATCTGAAGTGCGGTAGAGAGTGTTTCCATCACAAACACCATTCCTACGATAACAAGAAGTAGCTCTTGCTTTGTTGTTATTGATATAGCCCCAAGTGTTGCCCCGAGAGACAGAGCACCAGTGTCTCCCATAAAGATCTTAGCGGGATGAGCGTTATACCACAGAAATCCACCTAAGCCCCCAACGATACTTCCTACAACAACAGCAAGTTCACCAACTTTGTCTATATACGGTATGAGAAGATAGCTAGCAATAACCACATTTCCAGCTAGATATGCAAAAACCCCATAAACAGCATAAGCAATACCTGCAAGACCTCCAGCAAGTCCATCAATTCCATCAGTCAGATTTACCCCGTTTGAAGCACCAGTGAGAACCAATATGTAAAACACCACCATAACAAACATTGGCAGTGTCAGAGTTAGTTCGCTAGTGTATGGTATGAAGAGTTTATCAAAGTATGGTCTAAACGGTTGGTAGAAATATAGCACTAAAATGAAAACAAGTGAACATAAAAGCTGAAGCGAATACTTCTGAAATATTGATAGCCCTTTATGACTCCTTCTCACCTTCTTTAGATAATCGTCTAGGAATCCTATCGTTCCGAAAGAGAGCATTATAAATAGTATTAGGAAAGGATAGATGCTATTAAACCTTATCCACAGCAACGACGAGATAACACTGGCAATAATGAAAAGAAATCCACCCATTGTTGGAGTTCCTTGCTTGCTACGGTGAGTCTCGGGACCAAATTCCCTCTCAGATTGCCTAAACTGTAGCTTGGACACGATATTGATGAAAGTTGGCATTAGTAAGAAAACAATCAAGAAAGACGTTAAAGAAGCCATCAAAGATCTAAAAGTTATATACTTGAATATATTAAATCCAAAGAATATTTCCCTCAAGGGGAAAAATATCTCGTAAAACATTATACTCCTCCTCTTGCAAGTTCTACTGCCTTTAACACAGCCTTCGCTTTGTTTATGGTTTCAAGGTACTCGCTCTCTGGAACTGAATCGTATACAACCCCTGCTCCAGCTTGAACGAAGGCCTCCTTCCCCTTTGCTACCATAGTTCTTAAGGTAATAGCGGAGTCCATATTACCGTTAAACCCTAGATACATAATCGCACCCGAGTAAACTCCTCTCTTTACGTTTTCAAGTTCATCAATAATCTCCATTGCTCTGATCTTTGGTGCTCCCGAAACGGTTCCTGCTGGAAACACCGCCTTCATAACTTCAATTGGCTCAACATCCTTTCTAATTTTCCCTCTTACGCTTGATACTATGTGCATAACATGCGAATACCTTTCTACAACCATATAATCTTCAACCCTTACACTACCATACTCCGATATCCTCCCAATGTCATTTCTACCAAGATCAACAAGCATTATATGCTCAGCAAGCTCTTTATGATCGGAAAGAAGCTCCTTCTCAAGAAGTTTATCTTCATCAGATGTTTTGCCTCTAGGTCTGGTACCCGCAATAGGCCTAGTTTCAACAATACCGTTATGCAACTTAACTAACATCTCTGGAGAAGACCCTGCTATTACTATATCGCCAAAGCTGAGAAAATACATATAAGGTGATGGATTTATCATCCTTAGCCTTCTGTAGACTTCAAATGGGTCTACATCTAGCTCAAAATACAACCTCTGCGACAATACAACTTGGAATATATCACCATTCTCAATATATTTCTTCGCTCTCACAACTACGCTTAAAAAATCTTCTTTGTCAAAATTAGATCTCCACCTAATAGGAGAGTCCACCTTGATAGTTCCATTTAACCTAAGAGGAGACTTTATTACCTCCACAACCTCCTCTATCCTTCTTGTTGCTAAATTCAGAGCATTACTTTCGTAAGATGTAACAGGCTCAATTGAAACGATCTTGACGAACTTTGAGATATTATCAAAACAGATTAATATTGATGGGAATATAAAGTAGAACTCAGGAAGTCCGAACGGATCAGGGTTTTTATCCGGTATCTTCTCAATGTATCTTACAGTATCATATGATATATATCCTACAGCTCCGCCATAAAATGGTATCTCCAAAGGGTTATCTATTCCTCTGAGAACCTCAACTTTTGACATATTTTGAAGTATCCTAAATGGATCATGAGTAGTATCAGTGAA contains the following coding sequences:
- a CDS encoding glycogen-binding domain-containing protein, with the protein product MKKLLGLLTIVVFAISVVACAPVGAKKDSTAKKDKKSKTAKADAKAGKIKAGTIKFTFDSNEYGGASSVNLVGSFNGWNPTDPNYAMEDPDGDGIFEIEVEWDAGKYAYKYYIDGNWPKDMSELEAYISPKPSEYVDDGFGGKNAVLIVE
- the trpE gene encoding anthranilate synthase component I; the protein is MKVVIVEKTLPGDIETPVSIYLKLRGLSLYSFLLESVIGNEIVGRYSFIGSRPFLIFKAFKKERLGSKSIAEYSIEGAENFTDTTHDPFRILQNMSKVEVLRGIDNPLEIPFYGGAVGYISYDTVRYIEKIPDKNPDPFGLPEFYFIFPSILICFDNISKFVKIVSIEPVTSYESNALNLATRRIEEVVEVIKSPLRLNGTIKVDSPIRWRSNFDKEDFLSVVVRAKKYIENGDIFQVVLSQRLYFELDVDPFEVYRRLRMINPSPYMYFLSFGDIVIAGSSPEMLVKLHNGIVETRPIAGTRPRGKTSDEDKLLEKELLSDHKELAEHIMLVDLGRNDIGRISEYGSVRVEDYMVVERYSHVMHIVSSVRGKIRKDVEPIEVMKAVFPAGTVSGAPKIRAMEIIDELENVKRGVYSGAIMYLGFNGNMDSAITLRTMVAKGKEAFVQAGAGVVYDSVPESEYLETINKAKAVLKAVELARGGV
- the mraY gene encoding phospho-N-acetylmuramoyl-pentapeptide-transferase, whose protein sequence is MFYEIFFPLREIFFGFNIFKYITFRSLMASLTSFLIVFLLMPTFINIVSKLQFRQSEREFGPETHRSKQGTPTMGGFLFIIASVISSLLWIRFNSIYPFLILFIMLSFGTIGFLDDYLKKVRRSHKGLSIFQKYSLQLLCSLVFILVLYFYQPFRPYFDKLFIPYTSELTLTLPMFVMVVFYILVLTGASNGVNLTDGIDGLAGGLAGIAYAVYGVFAYLAGNVVIASYLLIPYIDKVGELAVVVGSIVGGLGGFLWYNAHPAKIFMGDTGALSLGATLGAISITTKQELLLVIVGMVFVMETLSTALQILYYRLTGGKRIFKMAPLHHHFELSGWSETQVVVRFWILGIIFAIIALASLKIR